A stretch of the Dioscorea cayenensis subsp. rotundata cultivar TDr96_F1 chromosome 4, TDr96_F1_v2_PseudoChromosome.rev07_lg8_w22 25.fasta, whole genome shotgun sequence genome encodes the following:
- the LOC120258606 gene encoding B3 domain-containing protein Os01g0723500-like, with translation MQRKPHFFKVLLGDFSQSLRIPVEFLKHISTATSKSFTLQGPSGRCWNAELSKRNKGTFLCGGWAEFAEDHALREYEFLVFRYDGDFCFTVMIFGVNACEREDLFKVIQRKRRKLCEVKDRHVESSLDVGRVLIRAQVIEKEVQHDNVSVLAPDADRGNCSERSETTKDVKIKSECGDPPVELIASPKKVYKRSCLRNSQFVIHEERSEAQEAANSFTTNFPFTTVKICRSHIAQKFPMRLPRAFSHTHLPRKKAILIIRDPNMKSWEVTHIPREGHCDRLSAGWHNFCHGNDLKLGDICVFELVKPCQLNAHIFR, from the exons ATGCAGAGGAAGCCTCACTTCTTTAAAGTCCTGCTTGGAGACTTCTCTCAGAGCCTG AGAATTCCAGTTGAGTTTCTGAAGCATATATCTACTGCAACATCAAAAAGTTTTACCTTACAGGGTCCCAGTGGAAGATGTTGGAATGCAGAACTgagcaaaagaaacaaaggcACATTCCTCTGCGGAGGGTGGGCTGAATTTGCCGAGGACCATGCACTGAGAGAGTACGAGTTTTTGGTTTTCCGATATGATGGGGATTTTTGTTTTACTGTGATGATTTTCGGTGTGAATGCATGTGAGAGAGAGGATCTATTTAAAGTAATTCAGAGAAAAAGGCGCAAGTTATGTGAAGTGAAAGATAGGCATGTGGAAAGCTCATTGGATGTTGGCCGCGTTCTTATTCGAGCACAAGTAATAGAAAAAGAGGTACAACATGACAATGTTTCTGTGCTGGCTCCTGATGCTGATCGAG GAAATTGTTCGGAACGTTCTGAAACTACAAAGGATGTCAAGATCAAATCAGAATGTGGTGACCCCCCAGTTGAGTTAATTGCTTCACCAAAAAAAGTCTATAAAAGGAGTTGCTTGCGCAATAGCCAGTTTGTGATTCATGAAGAAAGATCAGAAGCACAGGAAGCTGCCAACTCTTTCACAACTAATTTTCCTTTTACAACTGTGAAGATTTGTCGATCTCATATCGCACAGAAATTTCCTATG AGGCTGCCCCGTGCATTTTCTCACACACATCTCCCTCGAAAGAAGGCGATTTTGATAATCAGAGATCCAAATATGAAGTCATGGGAAGTCACTCACATTCCGCGAGAGGGGCATTGTGATCGTCTATCAGCTGGTTGGCACAACTTTTGCCATGGCAATGACCTCAAGCTAGGTGACATCTGTGTGTTTGAGCTTGTGAAACCATGTCAGCTTAATGCTCACATCTTCAGATGA
- the LOC120258608 gene encoding uncharacterized protein LOC120258608 translates to MDALCSMFTHALRSKVLIGVPLADFGRKCNLYYADDLLVLSLGGLEDLRIIKLMLYIFEGMTGLAMNFSKTCLYASGRDSLPDPVAANTLSCARGILPVTYLGIPISGRRPRRQDWEVIITKISRRLASWKVRFLSLGGRLTLVNSVLSAIPTYWMPLFKVLCWVIKKINRIRRDFLWSGTDIDHPKCRLVGWKTLCRPREFGGWGILDLQCFNQALLGKWWWKFMSDASWGAANVILFNYGIQRWNMFPRLSGRVSFF, encoded by the coding sequence ATGGACGCCCTCTGCTCTATGTTCACTCACGCACTTAGATCCAAGGTGTTGATTGGGGTGCCTTTAGCGGACTTCGGGCGTAAATGTAACCTGTACTATGCAGACGATTTGCTTGTCTTGTCTTTGGGTGGCCTTGAAGATTTGAGGATTATTAAGCTGATGTTATACATTTTTGAAGGGATGACCGGGTTAGCGATGAATTTCTCCAAAACTTGTCTTTATGCTTCTGGCCGTGACTCTCTTCCAGATCCAGTTGCAGCTAACACCCTCAGTTGCGCTAGGGGGATCCTCCCGGTCACCTATTTGGGTATCCCAATTTCTGGTAGAAGGCCTCGTAGACAGGACTGGGAGGTGATCATAACTAAGATCAGCAGACGACTAGCCTCGTGGAAAGTGAGATTCTTGTCGCTTGGTGGACGACTTACTTTGGTTAACTCTGTCCTTTCGGCTATTCCTACATATTGGATGCCCCTTTTTAAGGTACTCTGTTGGgtcattaaaaagataaataggaTTCGTAGAGATTTCTTGTGGTCTGGGACGGATATTGACCATCCTAAATGTAGACTGGTTGGGTGGAAGACTCTTTGCCGCCCTCGTGAATTTGGGGGTTGGGGTATATTAGATTTACAATGTTTCAATCAAGCTTTGTtgggcaaatggtggtggaagttcaTGTCTGATGCGTCCTGGGGTGCGGCGAATGTTATTTTGTTTAACTATGGCATTCAGCGTTGGAATATGTTCCCCCGGCTTTCTGGGAGGGTATCCTTTTTCTAG
- the LOC120258607 gene encoding B3 domain-containing protein Os01g0723500-like, giving the protein MERKHHFFKVLLGDFSQRLGIPVQFLKHISTATSKSVTLRGPSGRCWNAELNKSSKGTFLCGGWAEFAEDHALREYEFLVFRYDGDFCFTVKIFGVNACEREDLFTVMQRKRRKLCEVKDKSRRHVESSMDVGHMLRSQAIKKEVQSDDVSVPGPDADGGNCLERSETIEDVKIKSECDDIPIEIIHSPKKVNKRSCSRRRQLVIHEERSQAQEAANSFTSKFPFVTVKLCQSHITKPYVIRLPRAFSHTHLPRKKSVFIIKDPNMKSWEVTHIPHERDRDHLSAGWYNFFCGNDLKLGDVCVFELVKPLQLNVHIFR; this is encoded by the exons ATGGAGAGGAAGCACCACTTCTTCAAAGTTCTGCTTGGAGACTTCTCTCAGAGGCTG GGAATTCCAGTTCAGTTTCTGAAGCATATATCTACTGCAACATCAAAAAGTGTTACCTTACGAGGTCCCAGTGGAAGATGTTGGAATGCAGAACTAAACAAAAGCAGTAAAGGTACATTCCTCTGCGGAGGGTGGGCAGAATTTGCCGAGGACCATGCACTCAGAGAGTACGAGTTTTTAGTCTTCCGATATGATGGGGATTTTTGTTTTACTGTGAAGATTTTCGGTGTAAATGCATGTGAGAGAGAGGATCTATTTACAGTAATGCAGAGAAAAAGGCGCAAGTTATGTGAAGTAAAAGATAAATCGAGACGGCATGTGGAAAGCTCAATGGATGTTGGCCACATGCTTCGCTCTCaagcaataaaaaaagaggTACAAAGTGACGATGTTTCTGTGCCGGGTCCTGACGCTGACGGAG GAAATTGTTTGGAACGTTCTGAAACTATTGAGGATgtcaaaatcaaatcagaatgTGATGACATCCCAATTGAGATAATTCATTCACCCAAAAAAGTCAATAAACGGAGTTGCTCTCGCAGAAGACAGCTTGTGATTCATGAAGAAAGATCACAAGCACAGGAAGCTGCCAACTCTTTCACATCAAAATTTCCTTTTGTTACTGTGAAGCTTTGTCAATCTCATATCACAAAGCCATATGTCATT AGGCTCCCCCGCGCCTTTTCTCACACACATCTCCCTCGTAAGAAGTCAGTTTTCATAATCAAAGATCCAAATATGAAGTCATGGGAGGTCACTCACATTCCACATGAACGAGACCGTGATCATCTATCAGCAGGTTGGTACAACTTTTTCTGTGGCAATGACCTCAAGCTAGGTGATGTCTGTGTGTTTGAGCTTGTGAAACCACTTCAGCTTAATGTTCACATCTTCAGATGA